From the Trueperaceae bacterium genome, the window GCCGGGCGACGTCGTGGCGTTCCTCGTCGTCCCCGCCTACGGCGCGGCGCTGCTCGCCGCGATGGGGTTCCTCGCCCGTCGCCTGCAGGACGCCGACCGCGCCGGCGCGTGGGCGGTCCTGGTGATCGTGCCCTACGCCAACCTGGCGCTCCTCGCCCTCGCCGCGGTCGCGCCCCCGACGCGCGGGACGAACCGGTTCGGGCCGGACCCCA encodes:
- a CDS encoding DUF805 domain-containing protein; translated protein: MIRWSLARPYRFGGRLPRLEFVLFMAATYLAYVGLAEALRALAAWVHASGFDLPGDVVAFLVVPAYGAALLAAMGFLARRLQDADRAGAWAVLVIVPYANLALLALAAVAPPTRGTNRFGPDPRGADAPTPPPHADA